A single genomic interval of Anopheles marshallii chromosome 2, idAnoMarsDA_429_01, whole genome shotgun sequence harbors:
- the LOC128709302 gene encoding uncharacterized protein LOC128709302 gives MCASSCSNHRTRRSSQHWTALLRLLAVLASLPAPGHVLLAEASVSCNAIARWPALDYKSDRAFYPLMVSFSRYPFHDVYEANPGILPSIKHAVITAPVPGAGRAALPKARKNFFSPAAEQQHRNWRHQGQLRIPTKNVCQGLIYLPQELHESGRRKFPLKMRKLLKYCGFI, from the coding sequence ATGTGCGCGTCTAGCTGTTCTAATCACCGCACGAGACGATCGTCACAACATTGGACAGCACTGTTACGGTTGCTGGCGGTGCTCGCAAGCCTTCCAGCTCCTGGACATGTGTTGCTTGCCGAGGCTAGCGTATCCTGCAATGCCATTGCACGGTGGCCCGCACTAGATTATAAATCCGACCGCGCATTCTACCCGCTGATGGTGTCCTTCTCGCGCTACCCATTCCACGACGTGTACGAAGCGAATCCGGGAATTTTACCATCGATCAAACACGCCGTAATAACGGCCCCCGTTCCTGGTGCTGGTCGGGCGGCATTGCCCAAGGCACGGAAGAATTTCTTCTCGCCCGCTGCTGAACAGCAACACCGGAACTGGCGACACCAGGGACAGTTGCGGATACCGACCAAGAACGTGTGCCAGGGTTTGATCTATCTGCCGCAGGAGCTGCACGAATCCGGTCGTAGGAAATTCCCGCTGAAGATGCGCAAACTTCTGAAGTACTGCGGGTTTATTTAG